From the Lysobacter soyae genome, the window CGGGTGTCATCGGCGGCGAGCAGCAACCGGGTCGGCAGCTGTTCGGATTGGCGGAAATAGTCCTCGAAGGCGCCCGACAACGTCGGCGACTCAATCGGCACCAATCCTTGGTAGCGGTGCGGTTCTCCGTTTGCACGCGGCGGGCTTTCCAGCGTCAGCGCCAAGACGGCACCTTCGCCCAAATCGCTGAGGTCGGTCGGGATGGGCGCGTCGTCCGCCACGCGGGCGATGCCGCGCAAATGGCCCTGCGCCGTGCACTCAGCAAACAAAGTGCGCAAGCCGCGGGTACCGCGGATTTGAATGGACAGGCGCCCGTCGGTTTTCAGGATGGACGCAAACAAGGCCGACGCGGCCAACGCCTCACCCAAGAGCGCGCGCACGGCACCGGGGTATTCGGCACGGGATTGAACCGTCTTCCAGGTATCGCCCAAATGGACGATCGCGCCGCGCACATGGGCGGCGGGCAAATGGAAGCGGAGCAGAGAATCGGTGTGAGTGTTCATGTAATAGCGATAATGACCGGATGAATGCATTCCGAATGTCATCAAATGGGGGCGACACCCTGAATTCGCAAGCGCCGCGGCCAAAGCGGTGGCGATGGTTCAAGCGCCTGATACTCTTGGCCGGTGCCGCTGTGCTGTTCAGTGTGCTCCAAGTGGCGTCACTGCGTGTG encodes:
- a CDS encoding Hsp33 family molecular chaperone HslO translates to MNTHTDSLLRFHLPAAHVRGAIVHLGDTWKTVQSRAEYPGAVRALLGEALAASALFASILKTDGRLSIQIRGTRGLRTLFAECTAQGHLRGIARVADDAPIPTDLSDLGEGAVLALTLESPPRANGEPHRYQGLVPIESPTLSGAFEDYFRQSEQLPTRLLLAADDTRCAGLLLQVMPGSNDAEDWNRANALFETLGAQELLETDAHTLIHRLFHEEAPEVLAEQALGFACSCSRARIEEVFESLGKEEALAAVVDGQAEVVCEFCGTTYAFTPDELSQIFERQGATVTTPDSVQ